In a genomic window of Helicobacter pylori NQ4053:
- a CDS encoding class II fructose-bisphosphate aldolase, with product MLVKGNEILLKAHKEGYGVGAFNFVNFEMLNAIFEAGNEENSPLFIQASEGAIKYMGIDMAVGMVKIMCERYPHIPVALHLDHGTTFESCEKAVKAGFTSVMIDASHHAFEENLELTSKVVKMAHNAGVSVEAELGRLMGIEDNISVDEKDAVLVNPKEAEQFVKESQVDYLAPAIGTSHGAFKFKGEPKLDFERLQEVKRLTNIPLVLHGASAIPDNVRKSYLDAGGDLKGSKGVPFEFLQESVKGGINKVNTDTDLRIAFIAEVRKVANEDKSQFDLRKFFSPAQLALKNVVKERMKLLGSANKI from the coding sequence ATGTTAGTTAAAGGCAATGAAATCTTATTGAAAGCCCATAAAGAAGGTTATGGGGTAGGGGCGTTTAATTTCGTGAATTTTGAAATGCTAAACGCTATTTTTGAAGCAGGAAACGAGGAAAATTCCCCGCTTTTCATTCAAGCGAGTGAAGGAGCGATCAAATACATGGGGATTGATATGGCGGTGGGCATGGTGAAAATCATGTGCGAACGCTACCCCCACATTCCTGTAGCCTTACACCTAGATCATGGCACGACTTTTGAAAGCTGCGAAAAAGCCGTGAAAGCGGGTTTCACTTCTGTGATGATTGATGCGTCTCATCATGCTTTTGAAGAAAATTTGGAATTGACTTCTAAAGTGGTCAAAATGGCGCATAACGCTGGAGTGAGCGTGGAAGCGGAGTTGGGGCGTTTGATGGGGATTGAAGACAATATTTCAGTGGATGAAAAAGATGCGGTGTTAGTGAATCCTAAAGAAGCGGAGCAGTTTGTCAAAGAATCTCAAGTGGATTACTTAGCCCCAGCTATTGGGACAAGCCACGGAGCGTTTAAATTTAAGGGCGAGCCAAAATTGGATTTTGAACGCTTGCAAGAAGTCAAAAGGCTCACTAATATCCCTTTAGTTTTGCATGGAGCGAGCGCGATACCGGATAATGTGAGGAAATCTTATTTGGACGCTGGAGGCGATTTGAAAGGCTCTAAGGGTGTACCTTTTGAATTTTTACAAGAATCCGTGAAAGGGGGGATCAATAAGGTCAATACTGACACGGACTTAAGGATCGCTTTCATCGCAGAAGTGCGCAAGGTGGCTAATGAAGATAAGAGCCAATTTGATTTGAGGAAGTTTTTTTCTCCGGCCCAATTAGCGCTTAAAAATGTGGTCAAAGAGCGCATGAAACTTTTGGGCAGCGCTAATAAAATTTAA
- the efp gene encoding elongation factor P — MAIGMSELKKGLKIELGGVPYRIVEYQHVKPGKGAAFVRAKIKSFLDGKVIEKTFHAGDKCEEPNLVEKTMQYLYHDGDTYQFMDIESYEQIALNDSQVGEASKWMLDGMQVQVLLHNDKAISVDVPQVVALKIVETAPNFKGDTSSASKKPATLETGAVVQVPFHVLEGEIIKVNTETEEYLEKVK, encoded by the coding sequence ATGGCAATTGGGATGAGCGAGCTCAAAAAGGGCTTGAAAATTGAATTGGGCGGTGTGCCTTATAGGATCGTAGAATACCAGCATGTCAAGCCCGGTAAGGGTGCGGCTTTTGTGCGCGCGAAAATCAAGTCGTTTTTAGATGGTAAGGTGATTGAAAAGACTTTCCATGCGGGGGACAAGTGCGAAGAGCCTAATTTGGTTGAAAAAACGATGCAATACCTTTATCATGATGGCGATACATACCAATTCATGGACATAGAGAGCTATGAGCAAATCGCTTTGAACGACTCTCAAGTGGGTGAGGCTTCTAAATGGATGCTAGACGGCATGCAAGTGCAGGTTTTATTGCATAATGACAAGGCGATTTCAGTGGATGTGCCGCAAGTTGTGGCTCTAAAGATTGTAGAAACAGCCCCTAATTTTAAGGGCGATACTTCAAGCGCAAGCAAAAAACCAGCGACTTTAGAAACCGGTGCGGTCGTGCAAGTGCCTTTCCATGTTTTAGAGGGTGAGATCATTAAAGTCAATACGGAAACAGAAGAGTATCTTGAAAAGGTGAAGTGA
- a CDS encoding type II toxin-antitoxin system YafQ family toxin: protein MLEIELKKKFTKDLKKHILNQKIELEVFDLVVENLRNQIPLDKRFKDHSLSGIYKGCRECHIKPDVLLVYRVKDNVLTLVRLGSHSELF, encoded by the coding sequence ATGCTAGAAATTGAGTTAAAAAAGAAATTCACTAAGGATTTAAAAAAGCATATTTTAAATCAAAAAATTGAGTTAGAAGTGTTTGACTTAGTGGTTGAAAATTTAAGAAATCAAATTCCATTGGATAAAAGATTTAAAGACCACTCTTTAAGTGGAATATACAAAGGCTGTAGAGAGTGCCACATTAAGCCTGATGTTTTGCTTGTGTATAGAGTGAAAGACAATGTTTTAACTTTGGTTAGGCTTGGGAGTCATAGTGAGTTGTTTTAA
- the pseI gene encoding pseudaminic acid synthase, translating into MLQRPKIVAELSANHNQDLNLAKESLHAIKESGADFVKLQTYTPSCMTLDSKEDPFIIQGTLWDKENLYGLYQKASTPLEWHAELFELAKKLDLGIFSSPFSSKALELLESLDCPMYKIASFEIVDLDLIEKAARTQKPIILSSGIATHAELQDAISLCRGVNNFDITLLKCVSAYPSKLEDANLLSMVKLGETFGVKFGLSDHTIGSLCPILATTLGASMIEKHFILNKSLQTPDSAFSMDFNEFKSMVGAIKQSVLALGEEEPKINPKTLEERRFFARSLFVIKDIQKGEALTSDNIKALRPNLGLHPKFYKEILGQKASKFLKANTPLSTDDIEPSLQV; encoded by the coding sequence ATGTTACAACGCCCTAAAATTGTCGCTGAATTGAGCGCTAATCATAACCAAGATTTAAACCTAGCCAAAGAAAGCCTTCATGCCATTAAGGAAAGCGGCGCGGATTTTGTCAAGCTCCAAACTTACACGCCAAGCTGCATGACTTTAGATTCTAAAGAAGATCCTTTCATCATTCAAGGCACTTTATGGGATAAAGAAAATCTGTATGGATTGTATCAAAAGGCTTCTACCCCCCTAGAATGGCATGCTGAATTGTTTGAGTTGGCTAAAAAGCTTGATTTAGGCATTTTTAGCTCGCCTTTTAGCTCAAAAGCTTTAGAGCTTTTAGAGAGCCTAGATTGCCCCATGTATAAAATCGCTAGTTTTGAAATCGTTGATTTAGACTTGATTGAAAAGGCCGCTCGCACACAAAAGCCCATTATCCTTTCTAGCGGTATCGCCACACACGCCGAATTGCAAGACGCTATTTCTTTGTGCAGAGGCGTGAATAATTTTGACATCACCCTTTTAAAATGCGTGAGCGCTTATCCCAGCAAACTAGAAGACGCTAACTTGTTGAGCATGGTTAAATTAGGCGAAACCTTTGGCGTTAAATTTGGCTTGAGCGATCACACGATTGGCTCTCTTTGCCCCATTCTAGCCACCACTTTAGGGGCGAGCATGATAGAAAAGCATTTCATTTTAAACAAATCCTTGCAAACCCCAGACAGCGCTTTTAGCATGGATTTTAACGAATTTAAAAGCATGGTTGGAGCCATCAAACAAAGCGTTTTAGCCTTAGGCGAAGAAGAGCCAAAAATCAATCCAAAGACTTTAGAGGAGCGAAGATTTTTTGCGCGCTCTTTATTCGTCATTAAGGACATTCAAAAAGGCGAAGCATTGACTAGCGATAATATCAAAGCCTTACGCCCCAACCTTGGCTTACACCCTAAATTTTATAAAGAAATTTTAGGCCAAAAGGCATCAAAATTCTTAAAAGCCAACACCCCTTTAAGCACTGATGATATAGAACCCTCATTGCAGGTTTGA
- a CDS encoding ABC transporter ATP-binding protein encodes MIKAINISHAFEKPLYNGVNLHIKPKESLAILGVSGSGKSTLLSHLATMLKPNSGTIGLLEHQDIYALNSKKLLELRRLKVGIIFQSHYLFKGFSALENLQVASILAKQEINHSLLEQLGIAHTLKQGVGELSGGQQQRLSIARVLSKKPQIIIADEPTGNLDTTSANQVISMLQNYITENEGALVLATHDEHLAFTCSQVYRLEKESLIKEK; translated from the coding sequence ATGATTAAAGCGATTAATATTTCTCATGCTTTTGAAAAGCCTCTTTATAATGGCGTGAATTTGCACATCAAGCCCAAAGAAAGCCTAGCGATTTTAGGCGTGAGTGGGAGCGGTAAAAGCACGCTTTTAAGCCATTTAGCCACCATGCTAAAACCCAATAGTGGGACGATCGGTTTGTTAGAACACCAGGATATTTATGCCTTAAATTCCAAAAAGCTTTTGGAATTACGGCGCTTAAAAGTGGGCATAATCTTCCAATCGCATTACCTTTTTAAGGGTTTTAGCGCTTTAGAAAACTTGCAAGTCGCTTCAATCCTAGCCAAGCAAGAAATAAATCATTCCCTTTTAGAACAATTAGGTATAGCCCACACCCTAAAACAAGGCGTGGGCGAATTGAGCGGCGGCCAGCAACAACGCTTAAGCATCGCCAGAGTGCTTTCTAAAAAACCCCAAATCATTATCGCTGATGAACCCACCGGGAATTTAGACACCACTAGCGCTAATCAAGTCATCAGCATGCTGCAAAATTACATTACAGAAAACGAAGGGGCGTTAGTCTTAGCCACGCATGATGAGCATTTAGCCTTCACTTGCTCTCAAGTCTATCGCTTAGAAAAAGAATCTTTAATTAAGGAAAAATAA
- a CDS encoding apolipoprotein N-acyltransferase: MRLILFNQNAFLLACMFVSSVYVNAVLDAYAIENPYISIILTSLLAPLSMLAFLKTPRNSAFALGFFVGALLFYWCALSFRYSDFTYLLPLIIVLIALVYGVLFYLLLYFENPYFRLLSFLGSSFIHPFGFDWLVPDSFFSYSVFRVDKLSLGLIFLACIFLSAQNLKKYRMIGVLLLLGALDFHFFKTSDLKKVGNIELVSTRTPQDLKFDSNYLNNIENNILKEIKLAQSKQKTLIVFPETAYPIALENSPFKTQLEDLSDKIAILIGTLRTQGYSLYNSSFLFSKEGVQIADKVILAPFGETMPLPKFLQKPLEKLFFGESAYSYRNAPHFSDFTLDDFTFRPLICYEGTSKAAYSNSPSKIFIVMSNNAWFSPSIEPTLQKTLLKYYARRYDKIILHSANFSTSYILNPSLLGDILFRKR; the protein is encoded by the coding sequence ATGCGTCTTATTCTGTTCAATCAAAACGCTTTTTTATTGGCATGCATGTTTGTTTCAAGCGTGTATGTGAACGCTGTTTTAGACGCTTATGCGATTGAAAACCCCTATATTTCTATCATACTCACAAGCCTATTAGCCCCTTTAAGCATGCTAGCGTTTTTAAAAACCCCTAGAAATAGCGCTTTTGCTTTGGGGTTTTTCGTGGGGGCGTTATTGTTTTATTGGTGCGCTTTAAGCTTTCGCTACTCGGATTTCACTTACTTATTGCCCTTAATCATTGTTTTAATAGCGTTAGTTTATGGGGTTTTATTTTATTTGTTGCTCTATTTTGAAAACCCCTACTTCAGGCTTTTGAGTTTTTTAGGCTCTAGTTTTATCCACCCTTTTGGATTTGATTGGTTAGTCCCGGATAGCTTTTTTTCTTATAGCGTGTTTAGGGTGGATAAATTATCGCTAGGGCTTATTTTTTTAGCTTGCATTTTTTTGAGCGCTCAAAATCTTAAAAAATACAGAATGATAGGGGTTTTATTGCTGCTTGGCGCGTTGGATTTTCATTTCTTTAAAACAAGCGATTTAAAAAAGGTTGGAAATATTGAATTAGTTTCCACAAGAACGCCCCAAGATTTGAAATTTGATTCAAACTACCTTAACAACATTGAAAACAATATTCTTAAAGAAATCAAGCTCGCTCAAAGCAAGCAAAAAACCCTGATTGTTTTTCCAGAGACCGCTTACCCTATCGCTTTAGAAAACTCCCCTTTTAAAACCCAACTAGAAGATTTAAGCGACAAGATCGCCATTTTAATAGGGACATTGCGCACCCAAGGCTATAGCCTTTATAACAGCTCGTTTTTATTTTCTAAAGAAGGCGTTCAGATCGCTGATAAAGTGATCTTAGCCCCCTTTGGCGAGACCATGCCTTTACCCAAGTTTCTTCAAAAACCCCTTGAAAAGCTCTTTTTTGGCGAGAGCGCTTATTCATACCGCAACGCTCCCCATTTCAGCGATTTTACATTAGACGATTTCACTTTCCGCCCCCTGATTTGCTATGAAGGCACTTCCAAAGCCGCTTATTCAAACAGCCCTTCAAAAATTTTTATAGTGATGAGCAATAACGCATGGTTTAGCCCAAGCATTGAACCCACCCTACAAAAAACGCTTTTAAAATACTATGCAAGGCGTTATGATAAAATCATCTTGCACAGCGCGAACTTTTCAACTTCTTACATTCTAAACCCTAGTTTATTAGGCGATATTCTTTTTAGGAAACGATAA
- a CDS encoding CvpA family protein produces the protein MNYIDLALLVVVVAFGIRGFYHGFVSEIAATLGIVLGVYLASCYSVAVGNLFSEHLYDLRNETMTNLIGFLLVLASIWVFFLALGVLLGKVLVFSGLGIIDKALGFIFSCLKTFLVLSFILYALSKMEVMKDANAYLQEKSAIFPTMKSIASKIMRLDGVKHVEKNLKDNLEEMSDEVKNKESIDNAKESFNKATDKGVEALKEKAKDLPKNMLEPKHNKPNQTPPIPTPSNKEPL, from the coding sequence TTGAACTATATTGATTTGGCGTTACTTGTGGTAGTGGTAGCCTTTGGGATTAGGGGGTTTTATCATGGCTTCGTGAGTGAAATAGCAGCGACTTTGGGGATTGTGCTTGGCGTTTATTTGGCGTCTTGCTATTCTGTGGCTGTTGGGAATTTATTTTCAGAGCATTTGTATGATTTAAGAAATGAAACCATGACCAATCTCATTGGTTTTTTACTGGTGTTGGCGTCCATTTGGGTGTTTTTTTTAGCTCTTGGAGTGTTGCTAGGCAAGGTGTTAGTCTTTAGCGGGTTAGGCATTATAGACAAAGCGTTAGGGTTTATTTTTTCATGTTTAAAGACTTTTTTAGTGCTTTCTTTCATCCTTTATGCACTCTCTAAAATGGAAGTAATGAAAGACGCTAACGCCTATTTGCAAGAAAAGAGCGCTATTTTCCCCACCATGAAAAGCATCGCTAGTAAGATCATGCGCCTTGATGGCGTCAAACATGTGGAGAAAAACCTTAAAGACAACCTTGAAGAAATGAGCGATGAAGTTAAAAATAAAGAATCTATTGATAACGCCAAAGAATCTTTTAATAAGGCTACGGATAAGGGCGTAGAAGCTTTAAAAGAAAAGGCTAAAGATTTGCCTAAAAATATGCTAGAGCCAAAACACAATAAACCCAACCAAACCCCACCAATCCCAACCCCATCTAATAAAGAACCCCTATAA
- the lysS gene encoding lysine--tRNA ligase yields MFSNQYIQQRIHKANSLREEGKNPYKNGLKRSLTNAAFLEKYAYVKGLEEPKDKEKCESVVGRVKLLRLMGKACFIKIEDESAILQAYVSQNELNDEFKSLKKHLEVGDIVLVKGFPFATKTGELSVHALEFHILSKTIVPLPEKFHGLSDIELRYRQRYLDLIVNPSVKDVFKKRSLIVSSVRKFFEMEGFLEVETPMMHPIPGGANARPFITYHNALEVERYLRIAPELYLKRLIVGGFEAVFEINRNFRNEGMDHSHNPEFTMIEFYWAYHTYEDLIELSKRLFDYLLKTLNLDSKIIYNDMEVDFNQTSVISYLDALETIGGISKGILEKEDRLLAYLLEQGIKVEPNLTYGKLLAEAFDHFVEHQLINPTFVTQYPIEISPLARRNDSNPNIADRFELFIAGKEIANGFSELNDPLDQLERFKNQVAEKEKGDEEAQYMDEDYVWALAHGMPPTAGQGIGIDRLVMLLTGAKSIKDVILFPAMRPVKNDFNVESEE; encoded by the coding sequence ATGTTTTCTAACCAATACATCCAACAACGCATCCATAAAGCCAATAGCTTGAGAGAAGAAGGCAAAAACCCTTATAAAAATGGCTTGAAACGGAGTCTGACAAACGCCGCTTTTTTAGAAAAATACGCTTACGTTAAGGGTTTAGAAGAGCCTAAAGACAAAGAAAAATGCGAGAGCGTTGTAGGGAGGGTCAAGCTTTTGCGTTTAATGGGTAAGGCATGTTTTATTAAAATTGAAGATGAAAGCGCGATTTTACAAGCTTATGTTTCGCAAAATGAATTGAACGATGAGTTTAAAAGCTTGAAAAAGCATTTAGAAGTGGGCGATATTGTGTTGGTGAAAGGTTTCCCTTTTGCTACCAAAACCGGTGAATTAAGCGTTCATGCCCTAGAATTTCACATTTTAAGCAAAACCATCGTGCCTTTACCTGAAAAGTTTCATGGATTAAGCGATATAGAATTGCGCTACCGCCAGCGCTACTTGGATTTGATCGTCAATCCTAGCGTTAAAGATGTGTTTAAAAAGCGCAGTTTGATTGTCTCTAGCGTGCGGAAATTTTTTGAAATGGAAGGGTTTTTAGAAGTGGAAACCCCTATGATGCACCCCATTCCTGGCGGGGCGAACGCAAGGCCTTTCATCACTTATCATAACGCTTTAGAGGTGGAGAGGTATTTAAGAATCGCCCCAGAATTATACCTCAAACGCTTGATTGTGGGGGGTTTTGAGGCGGTGTTTGAAATCAATCGTAATTTCAGGAATGAGGGCATGGATCACAGCCATAACCCCGAATTCACGATGATTGAATTTTATTGGGCGTATCACACTTATGAAGATTTGATTGAACTCAGTAAGAGGTTGTTTGACTACTTGCTAAAGACTTTAAATTTGGATTCAAAAATCATTTATAACGATATGGAAGTGGATTTCAACCAAACGAGCGTGATTTCTTACTTGGACGCTTTAGAAACGATAGGGGGCATTAGTAAGGGTATTTTAGAAAAAGAAGACAGGCTTTTGGCTTATTTGTTAGAGCAAGGCATCAAAGTAGAGCCAAATCTCACTTATGGTAAATTGCTCGCTGAAGCGTTTGATCATTTTGTAGAACACCAACTCATTAACCCCACTTTTGTAACCCAATACCCTATTGAGATTAGCCCTTTAGCCAGACGCAACGATAGTAACCCTAATATTGCTGACAGGTTTGAATTGTTTATTGCAGGTAAAGAAATCGCTAACGGCTTTAGCGAGTTGAATGACCCTTTAGATCAATTAGAGCGCTTTAAAAACCAAGTGGCTGAAAAAGAAAAAGGCGATGAAGAAGCCCAATACATGGACGAAGATTACGTGTGGGCATTAGCCCATGGGATGCCCCCCACTGCAGGGCAAGGCATAGGCATTGATCGATTAGTGATGTTACTCACTGGAGCTAAAAGCATTAAAGATGTGATTTTATTCCCAGCGATGCGTCCTGTTAAAAACGATTTTAATGTGGAGAGTGAAGAATAA
- a CDS encoding serine hydroxymethyltransferase, translating into MAYFLEQTDSEIFELIFEEYKRQNEHLEMIASENYTFPSVMEAMGSILTNKYAEGYPNKRYYGGCEVVDKIESLAIERAKKLFNCQFANVQAHSGSQANNAVYHALLKPYDKILGMDLSCGGHLTHGAKVSLTGKHYQSFSYGVNLDGYIDYEEALKIAQSVKPEIIVCGFSAYPREIDFKKFREIADEVGALLLGDIAHVAGLVVTNEHAHPFPHCHVVSSTTHKTLRGPRGGLILTNDEEIAAKIDKAIFPGTQGGPLMHVIAAKAVGFKENLKPEFKAYAQLVKSNMQVLAKSLKEKNHKLVSGGTSNHLLLMDFLDKPYSGKDADIALGNAGITVNKNTIPGETRSPFVTSGIRIGSAALSARGMGAKEFEIIGNKISDILNDINNVSLQLHVKEELKAMASQFPVYHQPIF; encoded by the coding sequence ATGGCGTATTTTTTAGAACAAACGGATAGTGAAATTTTTGAGCTTATCTTTGAAGAATATAAGCGGCAAAATGAGCATTTAGAAATGATAGCGAGCGAGAATTACACTTTTCCTAGTGTCATGGAGGCTATGGGGAGTATTTTAACGAATAAATACGCTGAAGGCTATCCTAACAAGCGCTATTATGGAGGCTGTGAAGTGGTGGATAAAATAGAAAGCCTAGCCATAGAAAGGGCTAAAAAGCTTTTTAATTGCCAGTTCGCTAACGTGCAAGCGCATTCAGGCTCACAAGCTAATAACGCTGTCTATCACGCTCTTTTAAAGCCTTATGACAAGATTTTAGGCATGGATTTAAGCTGTGGAGGGCATTTAACGCATGGCGCTAAAGTGAGTTTAACCGGCAAGCACTATCAGAGCTTTTCTTATGGCGTGAATTTGGATGGCTATATTGATTATGAAGAGGCGCTAAAAATCGCTCAAAGCGTTAAACCAGAAATCATTGTGTGCGGGTTTTCAGCCTATCCAAGGGAGATTGATTTTAAGAAATTTAGAGAAATCGCTGATGAAGTGGGAGCGTTACTATTAGGCGATATAGCCCATGTGGCAGGGCTTGTGGTAACTAATGAGCATGCCCATCCTTTCCCGCATTGCCATGTGGTTTCAAGTACCACTCATAAGACCTTAAGAGGGCCTAGAGGAGGGCTTATTTTAACTAATGATGAAGAAATAGCGGCTAAGATTGATAAAGCGATTTTTCCAGGGACTCAAGGCGGGCCTTTGATGCATGTAATTGCTGCTAAAGCGGTGGGGTTTAAAGAGAATCTAAAACCAGAATTTAAAGCTTACGCACAATTAGTGAAATCTAACATGCAAGTTCTCGCTAAATCGTTAAAAGAAAAAAACCACAAGTTAGTGAGCGGTGGCACTTCTAACCATTTGCTTTTAATGGATTTCTTGGATAAGCCTTATAGCGGGAAAGACGCTGATATTGCATTAGGGAATGCCGGAATCACCGTGAATAAAAACACCATTCCTGGCGAAACGCGCAGCCCTTTTGTAACGAGCGGGATAAGGATTGGCTCAGCGGCATTGAGCGCAAGGGGCATGGGAGCTAAAGAATTTGAAATCATAGGGAATAAAATATCAGATATTTTGAATGATATTAATAATGTTAGTTTGCAATTGCATGTGAAAGAAGAATTGAAGGCCATGGCTAGTCAATTCCCTGTGTACCACCAACCCATTTTTTAA
- a CDS encoding DUF1882 domain-containing protein, which yields MTEMELKLIKIDTSHYFEKKPGLGERMDYAGRCFYNKFQRVNAMLTSSLIQKHLKKEIEIAHNLILRNDKVENIVFDYNGRNPERFYHKAQLLLREEGFMNFTAYNTKTPGHLHLYVHKGHTELGEGERLIKTLSMKLAQGLPKEWRIFPSNEWPKEFNILALPYEVFAKERGSSWAKHL from the coding sequence ATGACAGAAATGGAATTAAAGCTCATTAAGATAGACACAAGCCATTATTTTGAAAAAAAACCAGGCTTGGGGGAGAGAATGGATTATGCGGGGCGTTGCTTCTATAATAAATTCCAAAGAGTGAATGCCATGCTTACAAGCTCGCTCATTCAAAAGCATTTGAAAAAAGAAATAGAAATCGCGCACAATCTCATCTTGCGTAACGATAAGGTGGAAAACATTGTGTTTGATTATAACGGGAGGAACCCGGAGCGTTTTTACCATAAGGCGCAGTTATTACTTCGTGAAGAGGGTTTTATGAATTTTACCGCTTATAACACCAAAACGCCAGGGCATTTGCATTTGTATGTGCATAAGGGGCATACGGAATTAGGCGAAGGTGAAAGGCTGATTAAAACTTTGTCCATGAAATTAGCGCAAGGGTTGCCTAAAGAATGGAGGATATTCCCTAGCAACGAATGGCCTAAGGAATTTAATATTTTAGCTTTACCTTATGAAGTGTTTGCAAAAGAGCGAGGAAGCTCTTGGGCGAAGCATTTATAA
- a CDS encoding TIGR00645 family protein produces MLEKLIERVLFATRWLLAPLCIAMSLVLVVLGYVFMKELWHMLSHLNTISETDLVLSALGLVDLLFMAGLVLMVLLASYESFVSKLDKVDASEITWLKHTDFNALKLKVSLSIVAISAIFLLKRYMSLEDVLSSIPKDTPLSHNPIFWQVVIHLVFVCSALLAAVTNNIAFSQNKGH; encoded by the coding sequence ATGCTAGAAAAGTTGATTGAAAGAGTGTTGTTTGCCACTCGTTGGTTGCTAGCCCCTTTATGCATTGCCATGTCGTTAGTGTTGGTGGTTTTAGGCTATGTGTTCATGAAAGAGTTGTGGCACATGCTAAGCCACCTAAACACGATCAGCGAAACGGATTTGGTTTTATCAGCCTTAGGATTAGTGGATTTGTTGTTTATGGCCGGGCTTGTTTTAATGGTGTTGCTCGCCAGTTATGAAAGTTTTGTTTCCAAATTAGACAAGGTGGATGCTAGTGAAATCACCTGGCTAAAGCACACGGATTTTAACGCTTTAAAGTTAAAGGTTTCACTCTCCATTGTAGCCATTTCGGCAATTTTCTTGCTCAAACGCTACATGAGTTTGGAAGACGTTTTATCCAGCATTCCTAAGGATACGCCCTTATCGCATAACCCCATTTTTTGGCAAGTGGTGATCCATTTGGTGTTTGTGTGTTCAGCGCTTTTAGCCGCCGTTACCAATAACATCGCTTTTTCGCAAAATAAAGGGCATTAA